One stretch of Ooceraea biroi isolate clonal line C1 chromosome 4, Obir_v5.4, whole genome shotgun sequence DNA includes these proteins:
- the LOC105278916 gene encoding uncharacterized protein K02A2.6-like yields MERSNLEQLTLEELKDEAARYGLPNQGSRNSLIDAIMTHLERNGRTSERTEPVAGPSGEAVGTRSDGAAVKVSRPPDSTLMLTQMMAALSRLMQQQQQVTQLLQTLSAVRGETRRVEETEVRATQQVPRESPSRSTPSGVVSRRTAEGWSSGPAIQAIASQIPEFAGAEEDNVSAWVRRVDKVAEVHQASDGVILLTASSRLTKSARRWYDVQGGIVIESWQGLRAELTKIFDRKMPFYKVMQKVEARKWLSGKESFDDYAIDKLGLMHRVDLKEVDKVHLLVSGIQQSSLRATALSLGEETIEGFLARMRSITQSVAEQERKPAAAGSAARSKEIQCHNCGKKGHSPRECSAETQCFYCKQKGHRRYECPSLKKKDQRPATKPPAAAVQVAASVDEEPKETVAMVQTELPRLVLSDPVVQVCKMMGENCELTALIDTGSPVSFVKLSAYNQYVRDKNVLLKPSNRNLRNLSDQILEIDGIVRVEISLRQLPDTKFEVDLYVLKDNSFQGDIILGREFIKEEKLTLVYEPSARDDNTVNLFSFLPLCVNDEESESSLEQIIENSVIDFDHKVKDKLIETVFEIDRNQYSPVNDNYTVQVRLKDSSVYAYAPRRFAQAERVEIREIIDDLLKRGIIQPSVSSYCARVVLVKKRNGKTRLCIDLRPLNLRVFKQKYPFPVMEECFAQLSNKKVFTLIDLKDSFHQIKVHVSSTQYFAFATPDGQYEYTCLPFGYCEAPAEFQKRLRQILEKLIREGKILLYIDDVFIATETIEQNLGILKEVMIILKRYGFELNYKKCSFLKRKIEFLGYLVSADGITLSQRHTEAVENYKPPRDKLQLRRFLGFTNYFRRFIKDYAAKAKQLQNLLKKDVDFNLSNESMKFFELLM; encoded by the coding sequence ATGGAGCGGAGTAACTTGGAGCAGCTTACGCTGGAAGAGCTGAAAGACGAAGCTGCTCGTTACGGTCTGCCGAATCAAGGATCAAGGAACAGCTTGATAGATGCAATTATGACGCATCTCGAGAGGAACGGAAGAACATCGGAGCGGACGGAGCCAGTGGCCGGGCCAAGTGGCGAGGCGGTTGGAACGAGAAGCGACGGAGCTGCGGTTAAAGTTTCTCGGCCGCCGGATTCTACTCTGATGTTAACTCAAATGATGGCGGCGTTGAGTCGCTTgatgcagcagcaacaacaggtAACACAACTGTTGCAGACGCTGTCTGCAGTAAGAGGAGAAACGCGCCGAGTTGAGGAGACAGAGGTGCGTGCAACGCAGCAGGTCCCCAGGGAATCTCCATCGAGGTCAACTCCTTCAGGCGTGGTAAGCCGGAGGACGGCGGAAGGATGGTCATCGGGCCCAGCAATCCAGGCAATCGCTTCGCAAATTCCAGAATTTGCGGGAGCGGAAGAAGATAACGTGTCCGCATGGGTGAGACGCGTCGATAAGGTTGCGGAAGTACATCAGGCTTCCGACGGAGTAATTTTACTAACGGCTTCTAGCCGTCTCACGAAGTCGGCACGCCGATGGTACGACGTGCAGGGCGGAATAGTGATAGAATCCTGGCAAGGATTACGAGCAGAGCTGACCAAAATATTTGATCGGAAGATGCCCTTCTACAAGGTAATGCAAAAGGTAGAAGCACGGAAATGGCTGTCCGGAAAGGAATCTTTTGACGATTATGCCATCGATAAACTCGGACTGATGCATCGGGTCGACTTAAAAGAGGTCGACAAGGTACATCTGTTGGTGAGCGGAATACAGCAGAGCTCTTTGCGAGCAACGGCATTATCGTTAGGGGAAGAGACAATCGAAGGGTTCCTGGCAAGGATGAGGAGCATCACGCAGAGCGTGGCGGAACAAGAAAGGAAGCCGGCGGCAGCAGGTTCGGCTGCGAGGAGTAAGGAGATCCAGTGCCACAATTGCGGGAAGAAAGGACACAGTCCACGAGAATGCAGCGCTGAAACGCAATGTTTTTATTGTAAGCAGAAAGGGCATAGGAGGTACGAGTGCCCTTCGCTGAAGAAGAAGGACCAAAGGCCAGCAACCAAACCACCAGCGGCAGCAGTCCAAGTAGCGGCGAGCGTGGACGAGGAGCCGAAGGAGACGGTGGCGATGGTGCAGACAGAGCTTCCTCGGTTGGTTCTTAGCGATCCCGTTGTCCAAGTCTGTAAGATGATGGGAGAAAACTGTGAGTTAACTGCACTGATAGATACTGGTAGTCCGGTctcattcgtaaaattaagcGCTTATAATCAATATGTTAGAGACAAGAATGTACTTTTGAAACCGTCGAACAGAAATCTTAGAAATCTAAGTGATcaaattttagaaatagatGGTATTGTTCGCGTGGAAATCTCGTTACGGCAGTTACCCGATACGAAATTCGAAGTAGATCTTTATGTTTTGAAAGATAATTCATTCCAAGGGGATATTATTCTGGGCCGCGAGTTTATAAAGGAAGAAAAACTTACTTTAGTTTATGAGCCTTCAGCTCGAGACGATAATACCGTCAATCTATTTTCGTTCTTACCTCTATGTGTTAATGATGAAGAAAGCGAGAGCTCGCTGGaacaaataattgaaaatagtGTTATTGATTTCGATCACAAGGTGAAGGATAAGCTGATAGAAACAGTTTTCGAAATAGATAGAAATCAATATTCGCCTGTAAATGATAACTATACGGTTCAAGTCCGTTTGAAGGACTCTTCTGTGTACGCGTATGCCCCAAGACGCTTCGCGCAAGCTGAAAGAGTAGAAATACGCGAAATTATAGATGATCTGTTGAAACGTGGTATAATTCAACCTAGTGTATCGTCATATTGCGCGAGAGTCGTACTAGttaagaaaagaaacggaaaGACGCGGTTATGCATCGATTTGCGACCTTTGAATCTCAGagtttttaaacaaaaatatccaTTCCCGGTAATGGAAGAATGTTTTGCTCAGTTAAGTAATAAAAAGGTCTTCACATTAATAGACCTAAAGGACAGTTTCCATCAGATAAAAGTACACGTGAGTTCCACACAATACTTTGCGTTCGCGACTCCAGACGGACAATACGAGTACACGTGTCTACCGTTTGGATACTGCGAGGCCCCCGCAGAATTCCAAAAGCGATTACGACAAAttctcgaaaaattaattcggGAAGGGAAGATTCTGTTATATATAGACGATGTGTTCATTGCGACGGAAACAATAGAACAGAATTTGGGAATTTTGAAAGAGGTcatgataattttaaaaagatatggtTTCGAGTTGAATTATAAGAAATGTAGCttcttgaaaagaaaaatagagttTCTAGGATATTTGGTTTCAGCCGACGGGATAACGTTGAGCCAAAGGCACACAGAAGCGGTAGAAAACTATAAACCTCCGCgtgataaattacaattacgtCGTTTCCTCGGATTCACTAATTACTTTAGaagatttattaaagattacGCGGCAAAAGCGAAACAGTTGCAAAATTTACTTAAGAAGGACGTAGATTTTAATTTGAGTAACGAAAGCATGAAATTTTTTGAGTTACTTATGTGA